ctttttccttttttattctttttttttttttttttttttttttttggccaaggtGTGAGGCTTGCAGGGTCTtcagggactgaacctgcgccctgggcagtgaaagcatggagtcctaaccgctggaccaccagggaattcccccccgcctttttttttaattaaactttttttaaaagaattctccaccttggatttttttttttttatgatctaTGATTTGCCTCCAACCTATAAAGCATTGCAATCTTGGAATAACTTTTAAGAATTAGTGTTTCTGGTAGGATCAGTAATTCTgatctgaaagaaataaaatgtttctggGTTGATTCCCTAGTTTTGAATCATTCTGTCCAAAGAAACGTAAATAATTCAAAGAACTTTCTTTCTCAGATCATAACATCGTAGTAAATCAAATGCGAGTGTTTGAAATTATTTGGACCTTTGTGCTTTTACTGATGGACAAACTGAAGGCATTAACTTAGGCAAAACCAGGTGGAGATAACAATTTACCATTAATACTTGTTCACTGAGTTGTTCTCCTAAGTCTGTTTTCTGGGAATGGTGACAGGTTGCCTGGGTGACCGTTCGTAACGCAGCACATCTTCAAGTGGAGGCTCGGTGAAGGGACGCTGCCCTGGCTCTCAGCACCAtctccacccacccagccccGGTCAGAAACACTCATGTTCTGGAAGCAGGTCAAGCCACCCACCACTTTCAAGTTTTCATGCCTTTGGCTCATTGAGTCCTCACAGTTTTCCACATGAAGGACAAAACAACTGCCTCTCACCTAAAGGGTTTCAATAGCTTAAGGGTGATGGTCATAAATCATCAGATGTACTCTGTATGTTAACAGAGAATTATGTTCTTGGGAACATTTTGTCTCACACTGTATACTGAGGTTCTTTGAGTTTCtttctgagtctatttctatGTAAAGTCTTCATGAAAGAGAGAATTCATATGTAAGTAGTTATTAGTTTTAGGAATAAGGGAGATATTGTGTGAGAGAAAGCGGAGAATAAGGACAGATAAATTGTGCTTTGTTACCTACCAAGAATGCTACAATTGGGTGAAATACTCAACTAATGGGACTTGAAATTTCCTAGGGCAAAGTATTGGGATTTGAAATCCACGAACTGTTAAAAGAAGCAGGTAATGAGCTACTGGAAGGAGAAAGTGAAAGCAGTTGATGAGAGTGAAAAGAGGATACAATAGTAGTGTTAGTGTACATGGTGTCACTGACTAGAAAAGGGTGGTAGGAACCCGTGGTATGAAGAGTTGTGTAGTAGTTTGAGATTTTGCCTGGTTCGGTGTCAGCTTTTAGTAACCAAATAGTTACTTTAATTTAGAGATGGGAAGTGAGGAAATAATACAGTTTGCACCTTTTGATCTGCTGAAAATGTCCTTACTTCCCTTTTTTGCCTAAGTAGATTCCAGCATTTAGGGACTTGATTTAAGATGACCTGCTCTTTCCAGATAAAGAGAATGCACCCCTCCGTTTGTTTCCCCACCATACTTTATACATGCCTCAGTTACAGTATTCTGTTgacttactttgtttttattgttacatATCTGTTATGCTTATGACTGTAAATGCCTTGAGGACTAGAAAGTATCTTAGTCATCTTTCTTTAAGGCCTGTCATGATATCTGAtggtaggtgctccataaatgtgaATATGAGAGAatggaaagatggaaagattGTATAATTTAATTAAGCTACCTGTGATTCAGTATAGAGGATAAAGAGACACCATTCTGAGGCTTGATGATATCCAGTGTCCATAAGAAggataaaattaaacaaacactAACCAGTTTCAGTAACTTACGTCCAGATTTCATCACCTAAAAATTTGTTTTCGGACAGTCAGATAAGAATGTTGACAAAACAACAACCTAAATTAGTGACAGCAAGCAGGAGTGAGGTGCTCGTCTTTTTttccaaaacttatttttaacttctttttttcttacagattGATAGGCAACAATTTGAAGAAACAGTTCGAACTCTAAATAACCTTTATGCTGAAGCAGAGAAGCTCGGGGGCCAGTCCTATCTTGAAGGCTGCCTGGCTTGTCTAACAGCGTACACCATCTTCTTGTGCATGGAAACTCACTACGAGAAGGTAAGCCTACGTCTGTTTTCGCACAATCTCTTAAAATCATAAAGAAGGTGGGTTTATTACAGGTTTATGTTTACAGGGTGACAGTTGCAGTAAAACTTAAAGGGgcattcataataataatagttcagaTCTTATTGTTGCTTCTATGACCAGACACATAGAAAAGAACCCTGAGTCTTTCAGAAACAGGTTGCCCTGTTAATATTCAAATTGGCTTACACTTAGGGAGAATGTGGAAGATCCATGTTCTCATTCTGCCTAGCCTTCTGAGAAGCCCTTTCTTCATTTCCCCAAATTTCTATCCTCCATCTTTCCTCCCCTCTGAGTTCTTGTCTTCTCTTTCAACTATCTGCTGGGCCCCGAGTTGCCGGCTTCTCAACCTAGATGTCCAGAAGTCACCTCCCCATTTCGTTCAGTAGCATCCTGTCTTTTTCAGGACCATCTTTAGGTGGAGGGCTAGAGGGGGAGAATTTATCAGTTGTCAGACTGAAATAGCTTCCATTTTCCCATTCATTAACTTTATGACTTCTGCCACCACCCTGATTCATGCCCTTACGACCTTTCTCCTAGACCAGTGCCACAGTCTCCGGAGCCtcactccttcccttcttttccatttccaaaCAGCTGCTGTGTCATAAAACACAGCCATGCCTCCCCTGCCACTCCTGCAAAGTGAGAGGCCTTCCCGGGTTCCATTTCAGGCCCTTCTCGAGCCCACCTCCAGCTCACCTTTCCAGCTGTGTCCTGCGCCCCTTCCTCACTTTGTCTTTCAGCCAACCACGCAAAAACTCCGAGGTTTTCCTCCACCTGAAGTGCCGTTCTTCCCATGTCCGAATCTCACTAGTCCCTCAGTCCCACTTtcagctaacttttttttttttttgcggtatacgagcctctcactgtcgtggcctctcccgttgtggagcacaggctccggacgtgcaggctccgaggccgtggctcacaggcccagccgctccgtgacatgtgggatcttcccggaccaggacacaaacccgtgtcccctgcatcggcaggtggactgtcaaccactgcaccaccagggaagccctcagctaaCTTTTTATCTACCCCTGTAATCGGAATTCGTTCTCTCCTCTGTATCCCCACAATGCTTTACTCGTATCTGTTTTCTGGCACTTGGCACTCTCTACTTAGGAATGTAGCCGTTTATATTCTTGTCTTACTTGCCCTTCAAGTATGTCTTTTCCTTGAGGTCAAGGACGGTGTGTCCCTCTTCAGGCCTAGCGCCATACCTTGGGTAGGTGAGGCGCTCATTTACTGTGTGTTAAGTGAATGAATTTATGTTAATCGCAGTAAACCCCAAATAGATAGTTAAACTCTGACCATGATTAGAAAACGAAAGGCCGTACGGAGATCTGTATTATACCCGCCGGATAGAAGTTTCCCTGTGACTGTCTTGCACTCCATGTGGTGGAGAGCAGATACAGTTGCAGCTAAAATATCTTGAGCTGTCGGCTGACAGTGATGCTGCATTCTTCCTTAGCATCCTGACACGAATTCTCCTGGTGTTACTAAAAGGGAGCACTGAGGAAGAGTAGTTTATATCCCTCTCCATGTCGCACACTCTCATTCCTGCTGAATATTCCACATCAGGAGTTACAGAGGATCAGTATCAgctttcagtctgtctgtcttACCAGCTTCTCTGTAATAATACATTTGGTGAGTGAAGGGACAGgggattcattcattctataaatatttattgaacacctaccatgTGCTATGGTTGCTGACGTCATGGAGTTTATAACTCAGTGGTAAAAACtgataataaggaaacaaaacccacagaattGTAAGTCGTGATAAATGCCTTGAAAAAAACGAACTTCCCTAGGatagaaaatacaggaaagacCTAATTTAGATCGTGTGGTCAGAAAGGGCCTCTGAGATGGTAACATTAAGCTGCCGCGTGAAGGATGGGAAGCCCAGGGCCCTTCAGGCGGAGGGATGAGTGTATGCAGAGCATCTGGCGTCCCCCGTGCGGAGCGGGGCGTGGGGAGAGGAGGGCGGAGGCGACTCGGGAGGTGAGGGGACCTGCATCCTCCGGGAGTGTGTGCTCCGTGGAAAGAGGCTTAGATTTTATTTCCCTGCAGGGAGGAACCACTCAAAGCTTTTAAGCAGGAGTAATAATAGGactagattttcattttaaagagattCCTTGGCTCTGgggggaaaaggaataaaagtggAAGTAAGACGCTCTGTTGAAGTCCAGGCAAGAGAGGGTGATAGCTTGGATGGAGAGCAGAGCAGCAGGGATGGAAGGAGGTGAACAAATTCAGGGGACGCGCTGGTGGTGGAGCCTGGACACCCTGAGGAGCCCCTGACCACGGTGGGTAAAAGCAGTCACGCCGGGTGGCCATTAAAGACGTGTAATATTGTCAATCTAAGGTAGAAGTAGATCCTCCAGAGTATTTTATTCATGCTTAGTGGAGTATTAGATGCTTGAATTCTCATTTCACTGtagcttttaaatttgttgatgagattttaattaacttttatttatttgtgtgcagTTGCTAAAATAGATACAGATACCTGCTTCTGAcctcagttataaaaagaaattggtAATTGGGTGCCAGCCAAGTCATTTACTAATGATGAGATCATGGGCAAGTTAATCTCTCCAAGTCTGAGTTCTCTCAACCATAAAATGGGTcttagactggtggttgccaagggggagggggctggggggggggagggagtgggaggctgggattagcagatgcaaactattacatagagaatggataaacaacaaggtcctactgtacagcacagggaactatactcaatctcctgtgataaaccatagtggaaaagaatatgaaaaagaacgtatatacatgtgtaactgaatcaatttgctgtacagcagtaattaacacaacattgtaaatcagctatacttcgattttaaaaaaaggtaaatcaaaaaaaaaatgggtcttAGAATTAATAAATTGCCTTATATgtggtagatgcttaataaagttttcttaagatagatttaaaaattaagttagtgtatacatatatatgttttaatcaGATATTTGTGAACTTACATGTACAGTTTATTTCAAGTGTATAAGTAATCTTTTTTAGCAGCTGCTAGTTTGTTTATCTACTAAAACATTTAGCAACccttagttaaaatttttttgattattAATCTTGGAAGGAAGTTCTCAGTGTCAGAAATATAATGGACTTGAGTTCATAGGTAACATATAAGGTACTACTTTATAAGTCTAGTTAAGGTCTCTTTCTTTTTGTAGAGTGAGTATTAATAAACACAAGTAAAAACCAAGTAAAATTAGTCAAGAAACCAAAATTTAAGGCATGGTCACTTTTTAGaaatacatgattttattttagaaactggACATGAATAACTAGATCATGCAAAATAAATAACTGGAATGGCCATAATTAAGATATAATGTACctgtacttttaaaagaaaacattttaaacgtgtatttgtatttttgatacCCAGCCACCCCCTCTCTCCAGTTTGTCCCTCAGGAATTTCTGTGCCgttattttctactttatgaAAGGACAGGATTGAGTCATTTAGTAGTCCTTATTGTTTTAAACACTAAAACTTctagtctacaaacagtaagccAAATATAATTGTGCTTACGCTAGTCACGTGGGttcaacttttgaaaattgtaaatagGCCTTTTAAAACCCACTAGAacaatcatgtattttttttcctataatgtgCTATTTATTGATTTAAAGTGAAGATAAAGGCTTCAGTGTTATTCCTCTCTGTTGCTGCCCATTATAATCAGGGAACAAACGGGCTTGTAGAAGGTTCTCCTCTCAGGAGCTGTCTGCTGTGTTCATCAACCAGAAGACATCCCTCCTGCCCGTGGGCTGTGATCTGAAAGGAGCACAATCAGAGGAGCTTAGATCTTTCTGAAAATACTAAAATCCTGGTGCTCTCATGCAGCCTCACTTAGGATATCTTTCCTTGAAGGTCTGGTAGGCTTTCTCCGGTTTAATGTTCTCAAGGAGGATAATAGTCTTTCCTGAGGTTTGAGTGTTTAGCTtggtaaatattatataaattgagGTTTTATTGAGTGAAGATAACAGATAATTTTGTTCAATATCATAGTTTGTTTTAACATTGatttaccaaaaataataaattatgagtAATATGTCAACATAAGGTTTCTTGGGGGTGAGAATGGTACTTTCTCCTGTCTGGGATGAGGTTTGAGTTGACTCATATTAATGCTTTCCTATTGCTAATGACACTAAGAGTTTAAAAGCATCTTGGTTAGGACAATGCTGGCTTCACCATAATACCGTAAGAGGATTTGGAActtacacaaaaagaaaactaattgttttctttctgaacaGATACCCAAGTGCCCATGAATGttattaaagtttaaataaaaacctTGCATGACAAAGTTGTGCATGAATCACATAAAGGAATGCTGTTTCTTTGCTAGTAACCTGTACCCACGGAGACAGGGAGGAAAGCTGTTCTGAAGGAATTCTTTCTTTGAAACCAGCCATGCAGGCATTTTTCTGAGTGTACCCCTGAGTATAAATGGACTGAGGTGAGGGGAGACTGGCTCTCCAGTTTCTAGCTCTGGCAGGTGAGCTGAGAAGGAAATTGGAGAGAAGATGGAGGGTCCTGAGTTGGGCACCTTCATGGGCTACTTCCTTCCCCATGTCATTTCAGCATGATTGACAAACGCTGATAGAAAGATAGCGCCCATAAAGACCTAGCACCGCTCAGGTTCTTTGAGAGTTGAGAATAGGAGAATGACATGTGTACTTCAGATAATTTGGTGAAAAGCTCTTTTCTTTAGAACTAGTATTCTTAAATTGCTCATAACCCTGCAGATTGCTCTTTTAATAATAtcatgctctttttaaaaaagcgtAAAACGTTAGATTGTATTACTCCCCAAAGATGTAACCTGAATAAACTATTTATCGTCCTTTAATGAGAAAATTCATTATACAAACCACATAGAGTTTTAAATTCTAAATCAACTTATACCAAAGCACCTAAATTTTAACATCCTAATTTGTTAGTTTAGCCTGGTACATTATAGACCCACACATAAatcatttcttaatttccaaCTTCATTTTCATACAGTTCTTTTCCCTTTATGTTGTGATCACATTTATCTGTGACTTTATCATATTCTGGTAGTGTGAATTTAAGAAAGCATATAGTAATTAAAGAATTGGATCAAAGCCTCTTTGAAGATTAGAGCCAGAAAAGGATTATTATGACTTTGAAtctgaaataaaacatgtaaCTCTTTGATTTTGTATATagctattaaaatttattttcttctaggttatctgTTTCAGAATTGCCCTTATTAAAGCTGGAGATTTGGCAATTTCCAGAAGTTCCTTTATATCCTGTCTGGCTTTTGTCTACATTTGCTTTGACTTTTACAAGCTTAATACTAAACTTACAAGGTTTAGTGAGGTTGAGGTTCCCATCTAGGACACAAGAGCGAACTACAGAGCAACGCTCCACGCAGGCCTGGAAATGATATAAGACACTTGTCATCAGAACCTCCATGGCAGCCAGCACGTGCATGCTTGATGAAGGGAATAAACTTTTCAGTTTAAAACTCACTGGGCTCCTTTGTTGTAGGCCTACCTTGTATCATTACTTAAAATTGATGAAAATGTACAAAGgagagaagttcttttttttttcttttttccctctctgtcttttatgtttttttttttttttggttgcgccgCGCAGCTTGCGGGATTTTAGCTCCCCAACCGGGCGTTGAggctgggccctcagcagtgaaagcgccgagtcgtaaccactggaccactagggaagtcccgagaaGCAGTTCTTAAGTATTAAGGAGAAGGCCAAGAGCTTCCCTTGATATCAGAAGAGGTCACATGATGCGCACTTCATGAGTAGAGAAGGGGAAAGCATGCCAACCCTCGTGTATATAGTCACCTTGTATTTCTCCGCAACCAGGATGAAGGTGACCGGGAGGGGAGAGCGTGGCTCTCGTGCCACCGTGAGGCCGCATCTGCTGTGGCACTTGAACTGTGTGGATGGTGCTCGGGACTGGGGGGAGGCGGTGTCGGGAGCCCTGTGGCCTTAGCCACCTAGTCAGGGCCGTCCCTCCACGTGAACACCCATTCTTGCTTTGAAAACTAATTCCACTGCCTGAATATTTTGAGGTCCAGCTGATGCTTCACAGGGAAATCTGATGACATTTATAAAAAGCTGTGGTGTTTCTTTTTGTCAGGTTCTGAAGAAAGTCTCCAAATACATTCAAGAGCAGAATGAGAAGATCTATGCTCCCCAAGGCCTCCTCCTGACAGATCCCATCGAGAGAGGACTTCGAGTTGTATCTTTTCAGCCTAGATCACAAGGTCTCAATATCTGTAAACAGAACCTTTTGATCGGTCCTGTCGAGCAGCGGCAGGAGAGAATTTAACTCCCTTACTGCCGTACTTGCCCTAGGACTCTTCTGTGAGAAGGCACACCCGCCATGAGCCCCCCAGCTCCAGCACTCTCCCTTGACGCACGCCTCTCCTTCCTCTGTATCATGCTGGTCTCTGTGCATTGTGTAGTGCTCGGGTTGCCGTCATCTTGGTGGCTCTGTGGCATCTTGTAGTAATAATGGGAGTGGTGTGAGTCATGCATTTCAGCTGCAGAGGCTGGACCCAAAGCCCCTTTGAAATGCATGAACTCCTAACGTGCAGCAAGGTTGTCCAGATGAATCACAGATCCGTGGGTTCATCTGGCTCATTGAAATCAGCCACAGCTGCCAGATGTATCATTTCATTACCTTTGACATACTGCGTGTATTTTTAGAGGCAGCAAGCTTTGAAAATCACAAAGtgaatttcataaataaaattgcaaaaaaacCAATTTAGCTTGATAATGggagtaaaataaataactgggtaaaataaattttcttttaaaacctaGGTCAGATAACCCCAGGCCTTCCGGCTGATAATAATTTCAACAGTTTTATTATACTCAGCAGCAATGGTTCTTAAACTTTTAGACGTTGTGAGCTATTTCCCAAGAAAAAGTTTGCATATAATTCAGGGCATTTTGAACCCCTGACTTCATTACCTCCATGGATGCTCAGTTAAGAGCCCCCTCCTTAGTTCTACAATAAAGcatcctttttcagattttttttttttttcaaaagatgaaTAATCAGTGTTTGGGGAGGAGCTACATGTGGTATACTACAAGCAATTACAGTTCTTAAATTTTTAGCAAGGTGTAGAAAACATCGTGTTTAACTCAagcaggagaaaattttaataattcaaaataagtaaagcaaataatttttaattatttaaataatttaattatttaaataagaatttaaattaagtaataatttaaaataaataaagacaagtcTGCACAGATCATACCTATCATCTTGCCGTGGTCCCTTTTTCTATGTTCTGTTCTTTAGTGTGTTTTCTTAACAGCCATGCTGTTTAGATTGAAATTACTATTTATGAAGACAGAGGCATGAGCAGTGGAAGATAAACCATAGGATTAAAggtaaatatgaaattatatgatTTATGTGcaatttttgtaattttgtagGATGCGTGAATTTTCTTCCCTGCATTGTAAGTAGTGGCTCATCCTCTGTACTGGcttgatatttaaaatgtgtatttaaacCAAATTCTATAACCCAAGTGATAGAGAATttaatcctgattttttttcttccccctgtaTTGTTTTCAGACTGGTTTAGTTGTTactttgttttgggggttttgagaggtttttttttcggGGGGAGgcatcttattttaatattttaaaactatcctAGACATTTTAATAGATGGATCTTGCATATAAGAATCAGTTCAGAGATTTCCCTGCCTAAACGACAAATGGCTTTAATAACCAAAGAAACGTTTCAGAGTGGGGTAGGGAgattctaaatatttcatttatttaagtggCTTCATAGCCCTTTAGAAGAACACTTACCTCTAGTGGGTAGAACCatacattttcattctttttagaatGTTTATGTTcttatatatccatataatgacCTTGAACAAGTGAGAAACAAATTGGTGGATACTGATGGGAATCTGTGGGAAATCACGTGGAAGCCACAGCACCTTAGCCCAGCCTTCTGAGTGACAAAAACATTGTACTTCACTGTTTCTGCCAAGTCCAGTCATGTGTTCTGCTGCTGTGCTTGCCTGATTGACTTTGTCTGCAGGCATCCGTCACTAATTCACAGGCCGCACAGAAACAGATTGTACCAGAGCAGACCAGTTCCTTCCCAGGGCAACAGTCATAATAGTAGCTGCCGTTTTGAGGGTACCTGCTATGTGCCCGCTATTATTCAAACGGTGTTTTCCAATTCTCACAAGATTCTGCAGAGGAtttcccccactttacagataagcaaaccaAGGTACAAATATACTAAATGATGTtctccaagtcacacagctaacgGGTATTGAGATATGAACCCAAATCTGATGGACCATAAAACCCCTGTTTTTTACACCGTACTTCCTGTAAGTACGTGCAGCAGCAGAGAcgtggagaaaggaaagagttGATCAGATGATTCTAAGTATTtatccccttcttttctttttcactaccTCTTAAAAATACGTTTTGTCTGCTGTGCCATTTGTTGAATCCTACAAAGCTGCGCTCTTTTAGCTCTAGGGAATGTGTCACACAGATTCTTACAAGCCACAGACCTAAATAATGATGCCCTCTGCTCGGCTTTTTATTCTCTACTGAGGCTTTGTTTTGGAACACTTAGTGTTACCTATTCGTGCACTTTCTCACATGCAGTTTCCAAACTGGTAATTCTCAAACGAGCAACCAGGAGCCCTACATGTGGTATTTGTGACGTGCCGCTGGGATGAGTTTGTTTGATCAGTTGTAGCTGCACTGACTCGGCCCAATCCATTTGTCATCGTGGCCCACTTTGCAGCTATTATTGCTCAATACGCTGGTTTTCTGAGGTGGTGCGGGGTTTGGAGCGTTTACACACCAGAGACCACTCTATCAACATTCAACAAcagtaaaattttgaaatgagatTTACAGTAGGAACTTGTGGTAATTTCGTGAATGCAGATATTTTTGTTCAGTGCAGTTTAGTTTTCCGAGCTGTGTGttcctcagacccaggatcctgTGTGGGCTGAGGTCTTGGAGGAGGGGGAAAACTATAAGAATAATGaattcagttttataatttttcttcagtCTACATGGTGTCTGCAGGTTGAAGCATTATGTGGGAATTAATGATTTAACAGAAGAGTACACAAATCCTGGAGGTGGCCTTTAAATAGACtgttggtgggcttccctggtggcgcagtggttgagagtccgcctgccgatgcaggggacacgggttcgtgccccggtccgggaagatcccacatgccgcggaccggcta
This genomic window from Phocoena sinus isolate mPhoSin1 chromosome 21, mPhoSin1.pri, whole genome shotgun sequence contains:
- the GOLGA7 gene encoding golgin subfamily A member 7 isoform X2; translation: MRPQQAPVSGKVFIQRDYSSGTRCQFQTKFPAELENRIDRQQFEETVRTLNNLYAEAEKLGGQSYLEGCLACLTAYTIFLCMETHYEKVLKKVSKYIQEQNEKIYAPQGLLLTDPIERGLRVFRLKLLFMKTEA
- the GOLGA7 gene encoding golgin subfamily A member 7 isoform X1 — translated: MRPQQAPVSGKVFIQRDYSSGTRCQFQTKFPAELENRIDRQQFEETVRTLNNLYAEAEKLGGQSYLEGCLACLTAYTIFLCMETHYEKVLKKVSKYIQEQNEKIYAPQGLLLTDPIERGLRVIEITIYEDRGMSSGR